The genomic region AAGTGGTACGCCAGCTCCTGGCCCGTCGCCGCGACCCCCTGGACCGGCTCACGCCCCGCGAACGCGAGGTCCTCGCCCTCATGGCCGAGGGCCGCTCCAACGCGGCGATCGCCCGCCGCCTGGTCGTCACGGACGCGGCCGTCGCCAAGCACATCGCGAGTATCCTCCAGAAACTGGACCTGCCCCCGTCGGCCCCCGACGACCACCGCCGCGTACTGGCGGTACTGGCCTACCTGCGCGCCTGACGTCGCACCGGCCCACCGGCCGGGGGCCTCGGCCCTGCCCGCCGCGCCCGCACCGCACGCAGCCCCAGGAACACCAGCAGCCCGAACGGCGACAGCAGGATCGTGAGAACCAGCAGCGGTCCCATCAGCAGGGCGGGGATCTCCAGCCGCCGGCCCTCCCGGTACATCCACTGCCCGATCAGCAGATCCCAGGCGATGACCTGCGCCCAGACGGCACCGGCACCGTCCGGGAGGGCTGTCAGTTCCCGGAAGCTGCCGAGGTCCGGACTGCTGACCGCGGTCCACAGCTCGGGGAACACCGGTATCGCGAGCGCGAGATACACGAAGAGCACGGGCACCACGGTCAGCGGCGACCCGGCGATGCGAGCGGTCGGTCCCCAGGCCGGCGCGAAGATCATGAGCAGCCAGACGGGTGCGGCCAGGAAGAAGGAGAGCTCGAAGAGGAATCCGGTCACAGCACGAGGTCCTTGGAGGCGGGAGCACTTGTCGCGGCCGTCGCCCGGTGTGAAGGAGACGTCCGGCCCGTCCGCAGGGCCCAGTACGCCCCGAGGGCGACGGCGACCACCATCAGGCCGGCCGCCCCCAGCGTCGCCCCGTCCGGGCGGACCAGCGGCTGGCCGCGCAACGCCTGCCAGAGGACCAGCGCGAAGACGGCGGCGTACGCGCCCGAGGCGACCAGCACCAGACGCAGCCGGACCCGCTCGTCGGCGAGGCGGGCGAAGCGCGGTGCGAGGACGGTCAGCACCATGAGCAGCAGCGGCAGGAGTTGCAGCGCGTGCATGCCGAAGAAGTGCGGGATGCGCAGATCACCGCCGGTCGTGGACCAGCCGGTCAGCGGCATCGAGGGGCCCCCGTCCGGCACGCCGACGCTGTGCGCGCCGACCACCTTGGAGACACCGCGCTGCTGCCCCGGCGCGGGCTGGGTCATCAGGAAGCCGACAGCGGCCCCGGCCAGCGCCAGCAGGATCCCGGAGCGCATCGCCCAGGCGGACGCCCGGTCGGCGATCCGGGCCCGGAGCAGCAGCACGGCCACGACGAGCGTGCCGGCCCACAGGACGACGACCGTGACGGCCATCGCGTTGAACAGCGCCTCGTCGAACGGCGTTTCGTGATTGAAGTGGCTGCGCTTGCCGCGTACCACCTGCCCGGTGATGATCACCATCTCGACGAGACTCGCCAGCGCGACGACGGTCCCCGCCCACCAGCCCACGCGCCGCCGGTCGGGGAGCAGCGACAGCATCCAGGCGAGCGAGAGGCAGTACGCCACGAACGACACCGCGAACTTGAACGGCTTGGCCCAGATCGGCGCCCCCACGAGGACGCGGTCGTCGACCAGGACCCCCACAGCGGACACGACCGCCAAGGCCACCATCGCGGCCGAGAACACCACCAGCGGCCGATGCCAGGACGTACGCAAGACCCCATTGCGTAAGAACTCCATGCCCACCCCTGAGCTAGACGTGAATGGATAGCGACACTATCCGCTATCCGATAGCCCCACTATCTACCATGGGTGCCGGGTCGGCAAGGGCCGACACCACGGGCAGGCCGAAATTCGAGGAGTGAACCGGCGTTGCGTATCGGGGAGTTGAGCCGGAAGACCGGAGTGCCGGTGCCGACGATCAAGTACTACGTCCGCGAAGGGCTGCTCCCCGCCGGCGAGCTGACCAGCCGCAACCAGGCGAGCTACGACGAGACGCACGAACGCCGGCTCCGGCTGATCCGCGCCCTGCTCGACGTCGGCGGCATGAAGGTGGCGGAGATCGCGGACGTACTGAGGGCCGTCGACGACCCGGAGCGTCCGCTCCACAAGGTGCTCGGCGCGGCAGCGGACCGGATGGGCGGCACGGCCTCCGACCACGACGACGACGCATCGGCCGCCGCCCGCACCGCCGTGGCCGACCTCATCTCCCGACGCGGCTGGCACACCCACGAGTCGAATCCCGCCGCCGCCGACCTCTCCAGAGCCCTGGCCACCCTGACCCGGCTGGGCCACGGAACCTTCGCCGGACTCCTCGACACCTACGCCGAAGCCGCCGAGCAGGTCGCCCAGGCCGACCTCGCCTACGTGGACCGGCGGGTCGCGGTCGAGGACATGGTGGAGGGCGTGGTCATCGGCACCGTCCTGGGCGAGGCGGTGTTCAGCGCACTGCGCCGCCTGGCCCATGTCGACGCGTCGGCCAGGCTGTACGGGGCGAAGGGGGCTCCCGAGGGCGGCAAAGCCCCTTGACCTCAAGTGCCGTTGAGGTCGAATGATCGAGCCATGGACGAGACGAGCAGCACGACGAATCCGCGGGACCACTTCGAGATCACCACCCTCATCAGCGGCTTCTTCCGCACCATGGACGAGCGGCGGTTCGACGAGGGCTGGGCCGGGGCCTACTTCACCGACGACCTGCGGACGACATCACCGCTCGGCGAGGCCGAGGGCGCCGACGCGGTACGCGGCGTGGAGGAGGCCATCGGCCGGTTCGCCGCCACCCTGCACCTCTCCTCCGACGTCCTCGTCCGGGCCGAACCGGGTGCGCGGACGGCCCGTGCCTCCTGGAACGCACACATGACCCACGTCCACTTGGAGTCCACGCTCCGGGCACGGGGCGAGAGCGCCAACCCCCTGTTCACGGTGGGCGGCACCTATGAGGGGGAACTCCGACGCACCGACAGCGGTTGGCGCTTCAGCCACGTCTCCGTGCGGGCCGTCTGGACCACGGGCGAGCCGCCCGTCCTGCCGGAGGAGACCGCCGCCCGTGTCACGGAACTGACCGGCGCCCAGGCGTCGAACTGAGCCCGGCGGCCCATGGCTTCGGTAACGTGTTCGCCCGGGGCGGCCCGATCGGCTGCTGCCGGACGAAGCCCGGGGGGACACCGATGACGACCACTCATGCCTTGTCCGGGGTGGGGAGCAGCCCACCGCCGGGGAGCGACAGGGTGATCGACGTACGGGATCTGCGGATGCGCTACCGCAGCCAGGACGTCCTGAAGGGGGTCGAGTTCACGGCCCGGCGAGGCGAGGTCGTCGTGCTGCTCGGCCCGAACGGCGCGGGCAAGACGACCACGATCGAGGTCCTGGAAGGCTTCCGGATGCGCTCGGCCGGTGACGTGAGCGTCGCCGGGCTGCTCCTCGCCCCGTCCGTCCTGCGCAGGATGGCCCGCCGCGAGTCCGGGGCCGCCATGGCGGAACGGCACCGGAAGGCGATGCAGCGGGTCGGCTAGTGATGCGCGGGGAGCTGCGGGGGTGGTGGGAGCGCGGCCGGGCGCTGGGGGCGGCCAATCCGCTCGTCGTCGACATCGGTGTCGCGCTCCTGGTCCAGTTCGCGATGACCATGCCGTTCGTCGTGCCGCGGGTGGCCGGGGCGCCACCGGCTACCTGGGCCGCGTACGGGCTCAGCACGCTCGGCGTGCTGCCCCTGGTCTGGCGGCGGCGTGCCCCCGTCGCCGTGCTGTTCGCGGTGCTGGCCGCCAACGCGCTGTACCGGCTGACCGTGGACGGACCCGGGCAGCCGTTGCCGTACACCGGGCTGGTGGTCGTGTACACGATTGCCGCGCTGTCGCCCGCGCGCAAGCGGCTCGTCACCGGGCTCGTGTTGCTGGTCGCCGTGCCGGTCGGGGTGTGGCTCAACACCCGGTCGGCTCGGGAACTGACCTTCTCCGTCTTCGTGTTCGCCGCCGCCTATGTCCTCGGGCGGCTCACCGACGCCCGTCAGCGGGCCCACCGCGTCGAGGCCGAGCAGGCCGCCGCGCGCGAACGGGCCCGGATCGCACGGGAGATGCACGACATCCTCTCCCACGCCGTGAGTCTGATGATCGTGCAGGCGGAGGCCGGGCCGGTGGCCGTGCGGGCCGCGCCGGAGCGGGCCGAGGCCGCCTTCGAGGCCATCTCCGAAACCGGACGCGACGCCATGGCGCAGTTGCGCCGGATGCTGGGGGTGCTGCGGGAGAGCGATGGCGAGAGCGGCCGTCGGAGCGCAGGCGGGTCCGGTTGCCGTGAGCCGCAGCCCGGGGTCGCGGAGTTGCCCGGCCTGTGCGACCGGGTGCGGGCCGGCAGTGGCCTGGAGGTCGTGTACCGCACCGCGGGGACCGTCCGGCCGTTGCCGGGGGCGGTCGCGGCGACCGTCTTCCGGGTGGTCCAGGAGGCCCTCACCAACACTGTCCGGCACGCCGGTGCCCGTACCGTGACCGTGCAAGTGACCTACGGAGACGGCGACTTGTGTGTACGAGTGACCGATGACGGGCGTGGGCCGCAGGCCGGGGCCGCCGGTCGCCGGGGCGGGCACGGCCTCGTCGGGATCCGGGAGCGGGCGGCGGCCCTCGGAGGGAGCGCGGTGACCGGGCGGGGAGCGGACGGGCGGGGGTTCGAGGTGCGGGTCCTGCTTCCCGTCCCGGCCGGAGCGGAGGCCGGGCGGTGACGATCCGGGTGGTGGTCGCCGACGACCAGGAGCTGGTGCGCAGCGGATTCGCGCTGATCCTGGACGTCCAGCCGGACATCGAGGTCGTCGCGGAGGCGGGCGACGGGACGGAGGCCGTCGAGGCGGTGCGGCGGCACGCCCCCGACGTGGCGCTGCTCGATGTGCGCATGCCGCGCATGGACGGGATCGAGGCCTGCCGTGCGATCAGCGCCACGAGCGACTGCCGGACGGTGATGCTCACGACCTTCGACTCCGACGAGTACGTGTACGACGCGCTGCACGCGGGCGCGAGCGGCTTCCTGCTCAAGGACGTCCGCCGGGACGATCTCGTGCACGCGGTACGGGTCGTCGCCCGGGGCGACGCGCTGCTCGCGCCGTCCGTGGCCCGGCGTCTGGTGGAGCAGTACACGCGGTCCACGAGGTCCCCCCGGACCGCCGCCCGCCTCGACGTGCTGACCGGGCGGGAGCGCGAGACGCTGCTGCTGCTCGCCCGGGGCCTGTCGAACGCGGAGATCGCCGCGGAGCTGGTGGTCAGCGACCACACGGTCAAGACGCATGTCGGCAATGTGCTCGCGAAACTGGGCCTGCGGGACCGGATCCAGGCCGTGATCTGCGCGTACGAGACCGGGCTCGTCGCGGCCGGGGATCCCCCGCCCGGGGGAGCGGACCGGGCGGGCCCCTCCCCCTCGTCGGCGAGGAACTGACCCTGCGAGACCGCCCGCGGGGGCGATCCGCGCGAAGGCGCAGGTCCCGAGGATGGAGCCGTACCTCTCGACAACGGCTCACACCCACGGAGTTGACCATGCCGCGTACCGCTTCCCTGCTGGCCGCCGTGCTCCTCGCGGGCGTCGTGGCGGGGCCGTCCGCCCTCCCGGCCGCCGCCACGCCTCCTGACCGGGCCCCCGCCCACCTGGCCGCCCAGCACCGGAACCCCGCCCTCGCCGCCGCCATCGCCGGCCTCCCCGGCGCCGACGCGACCGCCGCGCTGGTACGCGTCGGAGGCGACGAGGGCGTCTGGCGGGGCAGTTCGGGCGTGCACGATCTGCGCACCGGCCGGCCGGCCGATCCGGGCGCCCGCTTCCGCGCCGGTTCCGTGACCAAGGTCTTCACCGCTGCCGTCGCCCTGCAACTGGCCTCCGAGGGCCGGCTGGACCTGGACCGCAGTGCCCGCTCGTACCTGCCGGAGCTGATCCCGGCGTCGTACGGGGGCGTCACCGTCCGGCAGTTGCTCAACCACACGCACGGCATCCCGGCCCCCGACTTCCCCGGCACCACGGTCGAGGAGGTGTACGCGCACCGCTTCCGGGTTCATGACGCCGAGGACATGGTCCGCTCGGCGACGTCGAAGAAGCCCGAGTTCGCACCGGGCGAGAAGCAGCACTACCTCAACATCGGTTACACGATCGCCGGTCTGCTGATCGAGCGCGTCACGGGCGACTCCTACGAGCACCAGGTCGCCCGCCGGGTCCTGAAGCCGCTCGGGCTGCGCGACACGTACTTCCCCGGGACGAACCCGCGCATCATCGGCCCGCACAACCACGGCTACCAGACGATGAGGCTGGACGACGGGACGGTCGGTCTGCGCGATGTGTCCGTGTGGGGCGCGACCGACGCCTGGGCGGCCGGGGACATCATCTCGACCACGGCGGATCTCGAACGCTTCACCAGCGCCCTGTTCCAGGGCCGGGTCGTGCACGGACCGCTCCTGGAGGAGCTGTTCACGCTGCCGGAGGTGACCGACTTCAGGAGCGGGAAGCCGGCCGCGTACTCCGTCGGCCTCTCGATGAAGGTGCTGGGCGGGCGCGAGGTCTGGGGCAAGACGGGTGGGCGCTGGGGCTACAACGCGGCCATCGCCTCCACCCGCGACGGCTCGCGCACCCTCGTCTACAGCGTCAACTCCACCGACGCCAAGGGCCAGGACATGAACAAGGTCGCGGAGAACATCATGGTGGCGGTGTACGGGCGCCCCTAGGGGGCGTCACGCCGTCGGCGGAGCCGCCCGTACGAGGCCCGTCTGGTAGGCGATGACGACCAGTTGCGCACGGTCGCGGGCGTTCAGCTTGGTCATGGCCCGGTGGATGTGCGTGCGCACGGTCAGCGGGCTGAGCGTGAGGTCCTCGGCGATCTCGGTGTTGGACCTGCCCTCCGCCGCCAGGGCCATCACCTCGCGCTCGCGGACCGTGAGGTCGGCGAGGCGCTCCGGTGGTGCGAGGTGGGCGTCGGGGGCGGGGGCCATGAGGAAGCGGGTGATGAGGGAACGGGTGGCGACGGGAGAGAGCAGCGCCTCGCCGGAGGCCACCGTGCGCAGCCCGGCCAGCAGGGTGTCGGCGGTGACGTCCTTGCCGAGGAAGCCGCTGGCACCGGCCCGCAGCGCCTGGGCGACGTAGTCCTCGGTCTCGAAGGTGGTCAGGATGAGGACGCGGGTGGCGGACAGGTCCGGGTCGGCGCAGAGCGTGGCGGTGGCGGTGAGGCCGTCGGTGCCGGGCATGCGGATGTCCATGAGGACGATGTCGGGGTGGTGGGCACGGGTCAGCTCCACCGCCTCCGCGCCGTCGGAGGCCTCGGCGACCACCTCCATGTCCGCGCAGGAGTCGATGAGGATCCGGAAGGTGGCCCGCAGCAGGGCCTGGTCGTCGGCGAGCAGCACCCTGATGGTCAAGGCGTGGTTCCTTCCGCGGGGTGGGTGGAGGGGTGCAGCGGCAGCGCGGTGGTGACCTCGAAGCCGCCCTGGGGGCGGGGCCCGGCGCACAGTTCGCCGCCGATGGAGTGGGCGCGTTCGCGCATGCCCATGACGCCGAAGCCGCGGCCCTGGGAGGCCTCCGGCTTGCCGGTGCCGTCGTTGGTGACCGTGATCAGCAGGCGGGAGCCGGTGTAGGCGAGGCGTACGCGGGCGGCCTCGGCGGTGGCGTGCTTGGTGACGTTGGTGAGCGCCTCCTGCACGATCCGGAAGGCGGTCAGGTCGACGCCGGGTGAGAGCGGCTGCGGCTCCCCCTCCGTGGTGACGGTGACCTCCAGTCCCGCCGACGCGCACGCCGAGACCAGCTCGGGCAGCCGGGCCAGGCCGGGGGCCGGTTCCAGCGCCGCGGAGCCGGGGCCGGTGTCGTCCTCGTGGTCGTTCTGGCGCAGCAGGCCCAGGGCGGTCTTCAGCTCCCGCAGCGCGGAGGACGTGGTGCCGGTCAGGTCGGTGAGGATCTTCCGGGTCTGCTCGGGGTTGGTGAGGGCGAGGTGCGCGGCCGTGCCGGCCTGGGCGTTGGCCAGGGCCATGTGGTGGGCGACGACGTCGTGGAGCTCCCGGGCGATGCGCATCCGTTCCTCGGTGACCCGCTGCCGGGCCTCCTCCTCGCGGGTGCGCTCGGCGTGTTCGGCCCGGGCCTGCACCGAGCGGACGTAGGCGCGGCGCAGCTGGGTCATCTTGCCGGCGGCCAGGGGCAGCATCAGCCAGAAGATCGGGCCGATCATCCTGAGCAGCAGCGAGACGTGGTCCATGGAGTCGGAGAACACGGCCGCGAGCGTCACCGCGAGCAGGGTGGTGAGGCCGTAGCTGCGGGTGGACTTCCGGTCGGTGAGCACGGCCAGCCAGAAGAGTGCCGCCATGACCGGGGCCAGCAGCAGCGGGGTGACCAGATAGCCCAGCGCGACCGCGGCCACCGTGCAGCTCCCGGCCACGACGACGGCGGTGCGCGGGTGGGTGCGGTGCTTGAGCAGGACGAGGCAGGAGACTCCCATGAGCACGGTGGCGGTCTTGTCCTGGTCCGGCGGATCGGCGCTGGGCAGGGTGAGGGAACCACCGAGCGTCGCGCAGCCCATCAGTGCCAGGACCATGGCCAGATCGACGAGGAAGGCGTGGCGTGCCGAGAACTTCTCCAGGCGGTCCGCGTAACGCCGCTCCAGACTGGTACTCATCGGGCTCTCCGGGGGGGGGTGGGCTGGGGACCATGGTGGTCGACGTCGGGCGGGAACGCCCGAGTGGCCGCCCGTGTCCTTCGCCACGGGCGGCCCTGGTGGCGGTGTGTCAGGTGCGCGCCGGTTCCAGGTCGCGTGCGGTGTCCGCCGCCGGTTCCTCCGTCTCCGGCCGGCGGGCGAGCGCCTCGCCCTCCACGTCGACCCGGGGCAGCGCCCGGTCCAGCCACTTCGGCAGCCACCACGCCCGGTGGCCGAGCAGGGCGAGCACCGCGGGCACGATGGCCATCCGGACGACGAAGGCGTCGAACAGGACGGCGGAGGCGAGTCCGAACCCGATCATCTTGATCATGGAGTCGCTCTCGCCGATGAACCCGGCGAAGACCGCGATCATGATCAGGGCCGCGGCCACGACCACCCGGGCACTGTGCCGGAAGCCCGACGTGACCGCCTGCGCGGGCGACTCGCCGTGGACGTACGCCTCCCGCATCCGCGAGACGAGGAACACCTCGTAGTCCATCGCGAGGCCGAAGACGATGCCCACCAGGAAGATCGGCATCAGGCTCATGATCGGGCCGGTCTGCTCCACGCCGAGGAGTTCCGCGCCGTGGCCCTGCTGGAACACGACCACGACCGCGCCGAGGGAGGCCAGCACCGACAGCAGGAAGCCGAGGGCCGCCTTGAGCGGGACGAGCAGGGACCGGAAGACCACCAGCAGCAGCACGATCGCCAGCCCGACGACCACGATCAGGTACGGGACCAGCGCGGCCTGCACCTTCTGGGCGATGTCGATGTTCATCGCGGTGCTGCCGGTGACCTCGTAGCTCGCGCCGGTGGCGGACTCGATGCCGGGCCGCTCGTCGCGGATGGTCGTCACCAGGTCCTTGGTCTTCTCGTCGGTCGGTGCGGTGGACGGCACGACGGAGAAGACGGCGGTGTCACCGGCGTCGTTGAAGCGGGCCGGGGAGACGGACACGACGCCCTTCGTGGCGCCGATCCGCTGGGCGATCTCGTCCGCGGCGCCCTTGGCGTCGGCGGCGCCCCTGCCGTCCACGACGACGGTCAGCGGCCCGTTGAAGCCCGGCCCGAAGCCCGCGGCGAGCGCGTCGTAGGCGCGGCGTTCGGTGGTGGAGACCGGCTTGGCCTCGTCCCCGGGCATGCCCAGCTGGAGGTCGGCCGCGGGCAGGGCGAGGGCGCCGAGGCCGACGACGCCGAGGAGCAGGACGGGGACGGGGCGGCGCAGCACGAACCGGGCCCAGCGGCTGCCGCCGTTGGTGTCGCCGCTGACCTCGATCCGGCCGCTCTTGCGGGCCCGCCGGGTGAGCACGGCGTTCGGCCAGAAGCCGAGGAAGGCCGGGACGAGCGTCAGCGCGACCAGCACGGCGACGACGACCGCGCCCGCGGCGGCGAGGCCCATCTTGGTGAGCATCGGGATGCCGACCACGGCGAGTCCGGCCAGCGCGATGACGACGGTGAGCCCGGCGAACACGACCGCGGACCCGGCCGTGCCGGCGGCGAGTCCGGCGGCCTCCTGCGGCGCACGGCCCTTGGCGCGCTCCTCCCGGTAGCGGGAGACGACGAACAGGGCGTAGTCGATGCCGACGGCGAGGCCCAGCATCATCGCCAGGGTGCCGGTGGTGGTGGACAGGCCGAGGGCCTGGGACAGGGTGAGGATCGTGGCCATGCTGACGCCGACGCCGATGACGGCGGTCAGCAGGGGCAGCCCGGCGGCGGCCAGGGAGCCGAAGGTGATGAGCAGCACGACGGCGGCGATGGCGACACCGATCACCTCGGCCGTGCCGCCCGGCCCGGCGTTGTCGGCCAGCGCGCTGCCGCCCGCCTCGACGGTCAGCCCGGAGTCCCGGGCCTGCTCGATGGCGCGCTCCAGATGGGTCCGGCTGGCGTCGGTGAGGTCGTTGGCCCCGACCCTGTAGGTGACGGTCGCGAAGGCGGTCGAGCCGTCCTTGCTGATCGTCCTCGCCCGGAACGGGTCGACGGCGCTCGCGACCTGCGTGCCGTCGCCGAGGCCGGTCACGGCCTTCTCGATGGCCTGCTTGTTCTCGGCGGCGGTCACCTTCTCGCCGCCGGGCGCGATGAACACGACCCGGGCGGTCGCGCTGTCGGCCGTGGCCCCGGGGAAACGCTGTTCCATCAGGTCGAACGCCTTCTGGGACTCGATGCCGGGCATCGAGAAGCCCTCGTCGGCGGCCCCCGGCGCCTTGAGGGCACCGAGCCCGACGGCGGCCAGGACGGCCGCCCAGACCAGGGCGACGTACCAACGTCGCCGGAAGGCCAGTCGGCCCACTCGATACAGGAAAGTAGCCACGGCAGGAGGTCTCCACATCTGGGTGTCGATCGTCTGCCAAGGCTCTCCGCCGGCGGCCCGTCCCGTCGTCGTGCGGCTGCCGACAATCCGGACTACTGAGAACGCAGTACGAGCGGACCCGCGCTCCACCTGGGGTACGAGATTCCCGGGCCATCCGGCGCGGCCTGTGCTACCGTCGTTGTTGTTGCAGTTTTGGTTCCCAGAGACTTCGAGTGCTCTATCGACCTTCGTCGACGAGCACTCTTTTTAGTTTCCGAGGATTTTCGGATCTCTCCGAGGGTGATCATTTCAGCGACTCCGAGTCCGTAAAGTGCGGGTCTCGGGTTTGTCCCCCTAAGGGAGATTCAGCATGGCATCTGGCACTGTGAAGTGGTTCAACGCGGAAAAGGGCTTCGGCTTCATCGAGCAGGAGGGCGGCGGTCCCGACGTGTTCGCCCACTACTCGAACATCGCCACCTCCGGCTTCCGCGAGCTTCAGGAAGGCCAGAAGGTTACCTTCGACGTCACGCAGGGCCAGAAGGGCCCGCAGGCCGAGAACATCGTGCCCGCCTGACGCTGACGCGTCCGACGTGACCGGGGCCCGCACCGTGAGGTGCGGGCCCCAGCCTCGTTTTCATCCCACACCCGGCTCAGTGTTGCGAATCCTGGTGCGGCCCGTCCCGGCCGCCGGGAATTCCCCGATACGTGTGCCGCATCGAGGAAGGATCCCCTTGGATCGCACCGCTCGCAAGAACAACGGCTCGCCCCACTCCCGTAAGGCCGCGGGCCGAGGCGCCTCCGCCCGTACGGCGGGCGCGGGCCGCGGCGGCCCCCGGCGCCGTACCGCGCCCGGCGGGGAGTTCGCGCTGCCGGCCACCCTCACCCCGGCGCTGCCCGCCGTCGAGGACTTCGCCGGACTGGGCCTGCCCGAGCGGCTGTTGACCGCGCTGCGCGCCGAGGGCGTGACCGTGCCGTTCCCGATCCAGGCGGCGACGCTGCCGAACTCCCTGGCGGGCCGGGACGTGCTGGGCCGCGGGCGCACGGGGTCGGGCAAGACGCTCGCCTTCGGCCTCGCCGTGCTGGCCCGCATCGACGGGCAACGGGCCGAGCCCCGGCAGCCGGTGGCCCTCGTCCTCGTCCCCACCAGGGAACTGGCGCAGCAGGTCACCGACGCCCTCACCCCCTACGCCCAGGCGTTGCGCCTGCGGCTCACCACGGTGGTCGGCGGTATGTCGATCGGCCGCCAGGCGAGCGCGCTGCGCGGCGGCGCCGAGGTCGTCGTCGCCACCCCCGGCCGGCTCAAGGACCTCATAGACCGCGGCGACTGCCGGCTGGACCGCGTCACCGTCACGGTCCTGGACGAGGCCGACCAGATGACCGACATGGGCTTCATGCCGCAGGTGACCGCCCTGCTCGACCAGGTGCGCCCCGGGGGCCAGCGGCTGCTGTTCTCGGCCACGCTGGACCGCAACGTCGACCGTCTGGTCCGCACCTACCT from Streptomyces chartreusis NRRL 3882 harbors:
- a CDS encoding sensor histidine kinase, which translates into the protein MSTSLERRYADRLEKFSARHAFLVDLAMVLALMGCATLGGSLTLPSADPPDQDKTATVLMGVSCLVLLKHRTHPRTAVVVAGSCTVAAVALGYLVTPLLLAPVMAALFWLAVLTDRKSTRSYGLTTLLAVTLAAVFSDSMDHVSLLLRMIGPIFWLMLPLAAGKMTQLRRAYVRSVQARAEHAERTREEEARQRVTEERMRIARELHDVVAHHMALANAQAGTAAHLALTNPEQTRKILTDLTGTTSSALRELKTALGLLRQNDHEDDTGPGSAALEPAPGLARLPELVSACASAGLEVTVTTEGEPQPLSPGVDLTAFRIVQEALTNVTKHATAEAARVRLAYTGSRLLITVTNDGTGKPEASQGRGFGVMGMRERAHSIGGELCAGPRPQGGFEVTTALPLHPSTHPAEGTTP
- a CDS encoding response regulator transcription factor, which translates into the protein MTIRVLLADDQALLRATFRILIDSCADMEVVAEASDGAEAVELTRAHHPDIVLMDIRMPGTDGLTATATLCADPDLSATRVLILTTFETEDYVAQALRAGASGFLGKDVTADTLLAGLRTVASGEALLSPVATRSLITRFLMAPAPDAHLAPPERLADLTVREREVMALAAEGRSNTEIAEDLTLSPLTVRTHIHRAMTKLNARDRAQLVVIAYQTGLVRAAPPTA
- a CDS encoding MerR family transcriptional regulator, which translates into the protein MRIGELSRKTGVPVPTIKYYVREGLLPAGELTSRNQASYDETHERRLRLIRALLDVGGMKVAEIADVLRAVDDPERPLHKVLGAAADRMGGTASDHDDDASAAARTAVADLISRRGWHTHESNPAAADLSRALATLTRLGHGTFAGLLDTYAEAAEQVAQADLAYVDRRVAVEDMVEGVVIGTVLGEAVFSALRRLAHVDASARLYGAKGAPEGGKAP
- a CDS encoding sensor histidine kinase; its protein translation is MRGELRGWWERGRALGAANPLVVDIGVALLVQFAMTMPFVVPRVAGAPPATWAAYGLSTLGVLPLVWRRRAPVAVLFAVLAANALYRLTVDGPGQPLPYTGLVVVYTIAALSPARKRLVTGLVLLVAVPVGVWLNTRSARELTFSVFVFAAAYVLGRLTDARQRAHRVEAEQAAARERARIAREMHDILSHAVSLMIVQAEAGPVAVRAAPERAEAAFEAISETGRDAMAQLRRMLGVLRESDGESGRRSAGGSGCREPQPGVAELPGLCDRVRAGSGLEVVYRTAGTVRPLPGAVAATVFRVVQEALTNTVRHAGARTVTVQVTYGDGDLCVRVTDDGRGPQAGAAGRRGGHGLVGIRERAAALGGSAVTGRGADGRGFEVRVLLPVPAGAEAGR
- a CDS encoding cold-shock protein, whose translation is MASGTVKWFNAEKGFGFIEQEGGGPDVFAHYSNIATSGFRELQEGQKVTFDVTQGQKGPQAENIVPA
- a CDS encoding response regulator, yielding MTIRVVVADDQELVRSGFALILDVQPDIEVVAEAGDGTEAVEAVRRHAPDVALLDVRMPRMDGIEACRAISATSDCRTVMLTTFDSDEYVYDALHAGASGFLLKDVRRDDLVHAVRVVARGDALLAPSVARRLVEQYTRSTRSPRTAARLDVLTGRERETLLLLARGLSNAEIAAELVVSDHTVKTHVGNVLAKLGLRDRIQAVICAYETGLVAAGDPPPGGADRAGPSPSSARN
- a CDS encoding ABA4-like family protein translates to MTGFLFELSFFLAAPVWLLMIFAPAWGPTARIAGSPLTVVPVLFVYLALAIPVFPELWTAVSSPDLGSFRELTALPDGAGAVWAQVIAWDLLIGQWMYREGRRLEIPALLMGPLLVLTILLSPFGLLVFLGLRAVRARRAGPRPPAGGPVRRQARR
- a CDS encoding MMPL family transporter, whose protein sequence is MATFLYRVGRLAFRRRWYVALVWAAVLAAVGLGALKAPGAADEGFSMPGIESQKAFDLMEQRFPGATADSATARVVFIAPGGEKVTAAENKQAIEKAVTGLGDGTQVASAVDPFRARTISKDGSTAFATVTYRVGANDLTDASRTHLERAIEQARDSGLTVEAGGSALADNAGPGGTAEVIGVAIAAVVLLITFGSLAAAGLPLLTAVIGVGVSMATILTLSQALGLSTTTGTLAMMLGLAVGIDYALFVVSRYREERAKGRAPQEAAGLAAGTAGSAVVFAGLTVVIALAGLAVVGIPMLTKMGLAAAGAVVVAVLVALTLVPAFLGFWPNAVLTRRARKSGRIEVSGDTNGGSRWARFVLRRPVPVLLLGVVGLGALALPAADLQLGMPGDEAKPVSTTERRAYDALAAGFGPGFNGPLTVVVDGRGAADAKGAADEIAQRIGATKGVVSVSPARFNDAGDTAVFSVVPSTAPTDEKTKDLVTTIRDERPGIESATGASYEVTGSTAMNIDIAQKVQAALVPYLIVVVGLAIVLLLVVFRSLLVPLKAALGFLLSVLASLGAVVVVFQQGHGAELLGVEQTGPIMSLMPIFLVGIVFGLAMDYEVFLVSRMREAYVHGESPAQAVTSGFRHSARVVVAAALIMIAVFAGFIGESDSMIKMIGFGLASAVLFDAFVVRMAIVPAVLALLGHRAWWLPKWLDRALPRVDVEGEALARRPETEEPAADTARDLEPART
- a CDS encoding nuclear transport factor 2 family protein; translated protein: MDETSSTTNPRDHFEITTLISGFFRTMDERRFDEGWAGAYFTDDLRTTSPLGEAEGADAVRGVEEAIGRFAATLHLSSDVLVRAEPGARTARASWNAHMTHVHLESTLRARGESANPLFTVGGTYEGELRRTDSGWRFSHVSVRAVWTTGEPPVLPEETAARVTELTGAQASN
- a CDS encoding serine hydrolase domain-containing protein, whose product is MPRTASLLAAVLLAGVVAGPSALPAAATPPDRAPAHLAAQHRNPALAAAIAGLPGADATAALVRVGGDEGVWRGSSGVHDLRTGRPADPGARFRAGSVTKVFTAAVALQLASEGRLDLDRSARSYLPELIPASYGGVTVRQLLNHTHGIPAPDFPGTTVEEVYAHRFRVHDAEDMVRSATSKKPEFAPGEKQHYLNIGYTIAGLLIERVTGDSYEHQVARRVLKPLGLRDTYFPGTNPRIIGPHNHGYQTMRLDDGTVGLRDVSVWGATDAWAAGDIISTTADLERFTSALFQGRVVHGPLLEELFTLPEVTDFRSGKPAAYSVGLSMKVLGGREVWGKTGGRWGYNAAIASTRDGSRTLVYSVNSTDAKGQDMNKVAENIMVAVYGRP